A single genomic interval of Mycobacterium sp. DL592 harbors:
- a CDS encoding nucleoside triphosphate pyrophosphohydrolase, translated as MTVILVDPRRPSLVPVEAVELLSGDVQYTEELPIKVPWSLPSARPVLTGENAAVLLSSDREHPAVRARLAAGERLIAVADPQRGERLVDAVAVMDRLRTTGPWEGEQTHDSLRRYLLEETYELFDAVRGGNLEELRDELGDILLQVLFHARIAEEASEQAFSIDDVADALVRKLGNRVPAVLAGESISLEDQLAQWEQRKALEKSARGSCVDDIPTAAPALLLAQKVIARVRNAGLPADLIPPAVTSVTVDADTDAENELRTAVLDFMDTVRDVERAVAATRGELGGAASAPTEEQWREHWPSA; from the coding sequence GTGACCGTCATCCTGGTGGATCCGCGGCGTCCGTCGCTGGTGCCCGTGGAGGCGGTCGAATTGCTTAGCGGGGACGTCCAATACACCGAAGAGCTGCCGATCAAGGTGCCGTGGTCGCTGCCGTCGGCGCGGCCGGTGCTCACCGGTGAGAACGCCGCGGTGCTGCTGTCCTCGGACCGCGAACACCCGGCCGTGCGGGCCCGGCTGGCCGCCGGCGAACGGCTGATCGCCGTCGCCGACCCGCAGCGTGGCGAGCGCCTGGTCGATGCGGTGGCGGTGATGGACCGGCTGCGCACCACAGGACCGTGGGAGGGCGAGCAGACGCACGACTCGTTGCGCCGCTACCTGCTGGAGGAGACCTACGAGCTGTTCGACGCGGTCCGCGGCGGCAATCTCGAGGAACTGCGCGACGAACTGGGCGACATCCTGTTGCAGGTGCTGTTCCACGCACGGATCGCCGAAGAGGCCTCCGAGCAAGCCTTTTCGATCGACGACGTGGCCGATGCGCTGGTGCGCAAGCTCGGCAACCGGGTGCCCGCGGTGCTGGCCGGTGAGTCCATCTCGCTGGAGGACCAGTTGGCACAGTGGGAGCAGCGCAAGGCCCTGGAGAAGAGTGCCCGCGGATCGTGCGTGGACGACATCCCGACGGCCGCGCCCGCCCTGTTGCTGGCGCAGAAGGTGATCGCCCGGGTGCGCAACGCGGGGCTGCCCGCCGATCTGATCCCGCCGGCGGTCACCTCCGTGACGGTGGACGCCGACACCGACGCCGAGAACGAATTGCGCACCGCGGTACTGGATTTCATGGACACCGTTCGCGACGTCGAGCGGGCCGTCGCCGCCACCCGCGGTGAGCTCGGCGGCGCGGCCAGTGCGCCCACCGAGGAGCAGTGGCGGGAACACTGGCCGTCGGCCTGA
- the efeB gene encoding iron uptake transporter deferrochelatase/peroxidase subunit: MSSLPSNPDTAAAETPQRSGLSRRKLFGAAGVTAAVVGAAGAGALAGRASAADAATGGLDKPVPFRGEHQAGIVTPAQDRMHFATFDVTTDSRADLVAMLKEWTGMAERMTAGDEAVHDGAIGLNPYAPPSDTGEALGLPASQLTLTIGFGPSFFLKDGKDRFGIAAQKPALLENLPKFPNETMDPARCGGDIVVQACANDPQVAVHAIRNLARVGFGTVAVRYSQLGFGRTSSTTRGQSTPRNLFGFKDGTANIKAEDTDVLNQQVWVAKGDGPDWLTGGSYMVSRRIRMRIEAWDRTTLLEQERVIGRQKGSGAPNGLKQEFEELNFDIVDDKNEPLIDRNAHVRLASQQHLGGIQILRRGYNFTDGSDGFGHLDAGLFFIAFMRNPATQFIPMQTELARHDALNEYITHNGSAIFAVPPGLRDGDYWGSTLLG; encoded by the coding sequence GTGTCATCGCTCCCCAGTAACCCTGACACCGCCGCCGCCGAAACGCCGCAACGCTCCGGACTGTCCCGGCGCAAGCTGTTCGGCGCCGCCGGCGTCACCGCGGCGGTGGTCGGGGCGGCCGGCGCCGGTGCGCTGGCCGGGCGGGCCTCAGCCGCCGACGCCGCCACCGGCGGACTGGACAAACCGGTTCCGTTCCGCGGTGAGCACCAGGCCGGCATCGTCACCCCCGCCCAGGACCGGATGCACTTCGCCACCTTCGACGTCACCACCGACTCGCGAGCCGACCTGGTGGCGATGCTCAAAGAGTGGACCGGCATGGCCGAGCGGATGACCGCCGGCGACGAGGCCGTCCACGACGGCGCCATCGGGCTCAATCCCTATGCGCCGCCGTCGGATACCGGTGAGGCGCTGGGGCTCCCCGCATCCCAGCTGACATTGACCATCGGCTTCGGGCCATCGTTCTTCCTCAAGGACGGCAAGGACAGGTTCGGCATCGCCGCACAGAAGCCCGCGCTGCTGGAGAACCTGCCGAAGTTCCCCAACGAGACGATGGACCCGGCGCGCTGCGGCGGCGACATCGTGGTGCAGGCCTGCGCCAACGACCCACAGGTCGCCGTGCACGCCATCCGCAACCTGGCCCGCGTCGGGTTCGGCACGGTGGCAGTGCGCTACTCGCAGCTCGGGTTCGGCCGCACCTCGTCGACCACCCGCGGGCAGTCCACACCGCGAAACCTGTTCGGATTCAAGGACGGAACCGCCAACATCAAGGCGGAGGACACCGACGTCCTCAACCAGCAGGTGTGGGTGGCCAAGGGCGACGGACCGGACTGGCTGACCGGCGGCAGCTACATGGTGAGCCGCCGGATCCGGATGCGCATCGAAGCATGGGACCGCACAACCCTTCTCGAGCAGGAGCGGGTGATCGGCAGGCAGAAGGGCAGCGGTGCGCCCAACGGGCTCAAGCAGGAGTTCGAGGAGCTCAACTTCGACATCGTCGACGACAAGAACGAGCCGCTGATCGACCGCAATGCCCACGTACGGCTGGCATCCCAGCAACACCTGGGTGGTATCCAGATCCTGCGCCGCGGCTACAACTTCACTGACGGCTCCGACGGATTCGGGCATCTGGACGCCGGACTTTTCTTCATCGCGTTCATGCGCAACCCGGCGACCCAGTTCATCCCGATGCAGACCGAACTGGCCCGTCACGACGCTCTCAACGAGTACATCACCCACAACGGCAGTGCGATCTTCGCGGTCCCGCCGGGGCTGCGAGACGGCGACTACTGGGGTTCGACGCTGCTGGGCTGA
- the eno gene encoding phosphopyruvate hydratase has translation MPIIEQVAAREILDSRGNPTVEVEVALIDGTFARAAVPSGASTGEHEAVELRDGAARYGGKGVEKAVEAVLDEIAPAVIGLNADDQRLIDQALLDLDGTPDKSRLGANAILGVSLAVAKAAADSAGLPFFRYIGGPNAHILPVPMMNILNGGAHADTGVDVQEFMVAPIGAPSFKEALRWGAEVYHSLKAVLKKQGLATGLGDEGGFAPDVAGTKAALDLISSAIEATGFKLGTDVALALDVAATEFYTAGTGYSFEKETRTAEQMTQFYAELLEAYPLVSIEDPLSEDDWDGWVELTTAIGDRVQIVGDDLFVTNPERLEEGIERGAANALLVKVNQIGTLTETLDAVALAHNSGYRTMMSHRSGETEDTTIADLAVAVGSGQIKTGAPARSERVAKYNQLLRIEEALGDAARYAGDLAFPRFVAGE, from the coding sequence GTGCCCATCATCGAGCAGGTTGCGGCCCGCGAGATCCTCGACTCACGCGGTAATCCGACCGTCGAGGTCGAAGTGGCCCTGATCGACGGCACCTTCGCCCGCGCCGCCGTCCCCTCAGGTGCCTCCACCGGTGAGCACGAGGCCGTCGAACTGCGCGACGGCGCCGCCCGCTACGGCGGCAAGGGCGTCGAGAAGGCCGTCGAGGCGGTCCTCGACGAGATCGCCCCGGCCGTCATCGGGCTCAACGCCGACGACCAGCGGCTGATCGACCAGGCACTGCTGGACCTCGACGGCACCCCGGACAAGTCGCGGCTGGGCGCCAACGCGATCCTCGGCGTCTCGCTGGCGGTGGCCAAGGCCGCCGCCGACAGCGCCGGCCTGCCGTTCTTCCGCTACATCGGCGGGCCGAACGCCCACATCCTGCCGGTGCCGATGATGAACATCCTCAACGGCGGCGCGCACGCCGACACCGGCGTCGACGTCCAGGAGTTCATGGTCGCCCCGATCGGCGCGCCGAGCTTCAAGGAAGCGCTGCGCTGGGGAGCCGAGGTCTACCACTCGCTCAAGGCGGTCCTCAAGAAGCAGGGTCTGGCCACCGGCCTGGGCGACGAGGGCGGCTTCGCCCCCGATGTCGCCGGCACCAAGGCCGCCCTGGACCTGATCAGCTCGGCCATCGAGGCCACCGGCTTCAAGCTGGGCACTGACGTCGCGCTTGCGCTGGACGTGGCGGCCACCGAGTTCTACACCGCGGGAACCGGCTACAGCTTCGAGAAGGAGACCCGGACCGCCGAGCAGATGACGCAGTTCTACGCCGAACTGCTCGAGGCGTATCCGCTGGTGTCCATCGAGGACCCGCTGTCGGAGGACGACTGGGACGGCTGGGTCGAGTTGACCACCGCGATCGGTGACCGGGTGCAGATCGTCGGCGACGACCTGTTCGTCACCAACCCCGAGCGTCTGGAAGAGGGCATCGAGCGGGGCGCGGCCAACGCTCTGCTGGTGAAGGTCAACCAGATCGGCACGCTCACCGAGACGCTGGACGCGGTGGCGCTGGCCCACAACAGCGGCTACCGCACGATGATGAGCCACCGCAGCGGCGAGACCGAGGACACCACGATCGCCGACCTCGCGGTGGCCGTCGGCAGCGGCCAGATCAAGACCGGTGCGCCGGCCCGCAGCGAGCGGGTGGCCAAGTACAACCAGCTGCTGCGCATCGAGGAAGCCCTCGGCGACGCGGCCCGCTACGCAGGCGACCTGGCCTTCCCACGGTTCGTGGCAGGCGAGTAG
- the mfd gene encoding transcription-repair coupling factor: MTAPGHQYVQTPIAGLVELALSAPDFTDLAQRAAERPAELALVGPASAKLYTACALARGGPLLAVTATGREADDLIAELRGVYGDSAALFPSWETLPHERLSPGVDTVGARLMLLRRLAHPDDARLGPPLKVVVTTVRSLLQPMAPDVADIEPVVLKAGAAGPATSGSGVELDFDALVARLVELAYTRVDMVGKRGEFAVRGGILDLFPPTAEHPVRVEFWGDEVSEIRMFAVADQRSIPEIDVDTVVAMPCRELLLTDEVRARAAKLVEGRPRGDDNRVNGSVGDMLAKLAEGISVDGMEALAPVLRPDELTLLIDHLPKGTPLLVCDPEKVRTRGADLIKTGREFLEAAWSVAAIGGDAPIDLEQLGGSGFRELAEVRAAAAAGGHPWWTLSQLADEQAIELDVRASPTARGQQSNVDEIFAMLRAHVLTGGFASVVAPGTGTAHRVVEQLAERDIPAGMLEPGQAPKAGVVGVLRGPLHDGIVVPGANLVVITETDLTGNRVNATDGKRLAAKRRNTVDPLALTAGDLVVHDQHGIGRFVEMVERTVGGARREYLVLEYASSKRGQAADRLYVPMDSLDQLSRYVGGQEPSLSKLGGSDWTNTKTKARKAVREIASELVALYAKRQAAPGHAFGPDTPWQAEMEDAFGFTETIDQLTAIQEVKNDMEKPVPMDRVICGDVGYGKTEIAVRAAFKAVQDGKQVAVLVPTTLLADQHLQTFTERMAGFPVTVKGLSRFTDPAESRKVIEGMADGSVDIVIGTHRLLQTAVRWKDLGLVVVDEEQRFGVEHKEHIKSLRTHVDVLTMSATPIPRTLEMSLAGIREMSTILTPPEERYPVLTYVGRHDDKQVAAALRRELLRDGQAFYIHNRVSSIDAAAARVKELVPEARVVVAHGQMPEEQLERTVEGFWNREFDILVCTTIVETGLDISNANTLIVERADTFGLSQLHQLRGRVGRSRERGYAYFLYPGETPLTETAYDRLATIAQNNELGAGMAVALKDLEIRGAGNVLGAEQSGHVAGVGFDLYVRLVGEAVEAYRAAADGKTVTTAEEPKDVRLDLPVDANLPPEYIASDRLRLEAYRRLAGAGDDAAVAAVVEEFVDRYGPLPEPAQRLVAVARLRLLCRQHGVTEVAATGTGSPTTLRLSPLTLLDSAQLRLKRVYPGANYRATTSTVQVPIPRAGSGVGAPRIRDLELVQMVADLLLALDGRPQGEVDITTFAPAAQR, translated from the coding sequence ATGACCGCACCGGGGCACCAGTATGTCCAGACCCCGATCGCGGGTCTGGTCGAATTGGCGCTCAGCGCGCCGGACTTCACCGATTTGGCGCAGCGCGCCGCGGAGCGTCCCGCTGAACTCGCGTTGGTCGGCCCGGCCAGCGCCAAGCTCTACACCGCGTGCGCACTGGCCCGCGGCGGTCCGTTGCTGGCGGTCACCGCCACCGGCCGTGAGGCCGACGACCTGATTGCCGAGCTGCGCGGGGTGTACGGCGACTCGGCGGCCCTGTTCCCGTCCTGGGAGACGCTCCCGCACGAACGGCTCTCGCCCGGGGTCGACACCGTCGGCGCCCGGCTGATGCTGCTGCGCCGGCTGGCCCACCCCGACGACGCCCGGCTGGGCCCGCCGCTGAAGGTGGTGGTGACCACGGTGCGCTCGCTGCTGCAGCCGATGGCCCCGGATGTGGCCGATATCGAACCGGTGGTGCTCAAGGCCGGAGCCGCCGGGCCGGCGACCTCAGGCAGTGGCGTGGAGCTGGACTTCGACGCCCTGGTGGCGCGCCTGGTCGAGCTGGCCTACACCCGGGTCGACATGGTCGGCAAGCGCGGCGAGTTCGCCGTCCGCGGCGGCATCCTCGACCTGTTCCCGCCGACCGCCGAGCACCCGGTGCGCGTCGAGTTCTGGGGCGACGAGGTCAGCGAGATCAGGATGTTCGCGGTGGCCGACCAGCGTTCGATCCCCGAGATCGACGTCGACACCGTGGTCGCGATGCCGTGCCGCGAGCTGCTGCTCACCGACGAGGTGCGGGCGCGGGCGGCCAAGCTCGTCGAGGGCCGGCCGCGCGGCGACGACAACCGGGTCAACGGAAGCGTCGGGGACATGCTTGCCAAGCTGGCCGAGGGTATCTCCGTCGACGGTATGGAGGCATTGGCGCCGGTGCTGCGCCCCGACGAGCTGACCCTGCTCATCGACCATCTGCCCAAGGGCACGCCGCTGCTGGTGTGCGACCCGGAGAAGGTGCGCACCCGCGGGGCCGACCTGATCAAGACCGGCCGGGAGTTCCTGGAGGCGGCGTGGTCGGTGGCCGCCATCGGCGGTGATGCGCCCATCGACCTCGAGCAACTGGGCGGCTCGGGATTCCGCGAACTCGCCGAGGTCCGTGCGGCGGCCGCGGCGGGCGGCCATCCGTGGTGGACGTTGAGCCAGCTGGCCGACGAGCAGGCGATCGAACTCGACGTGCGGGCCTCGCCGACCGCGCGCGGGCAGCAGAGCAACGTCGACGAGATCTTCGCGATGCTGCGCGCCCACGTGCTCACCGGCGGGTTCGCCTCCGTCGTCGCACCGGGCACCGGCACCGCGCACCGCGTCGTCGAACAGCTCGCCGAGCGCGACATCCCGGCTGGGATGCTGGAACCGGGCCAGGCGCCCAAGGCCGGTGTGGTGGGTGTGTTGCGGGGTCCGCTGCACGACGGCATCGTGGTGCCCGGCGCCAACCTGGTGGTGATCACCGAGACCGATCTGACCGGCAACCGCGTCAACGCCACCGACGGTAAACGGCTGGCGGCCAAGCGCCGCAACACCGTTGACCCGCTGGCGCTCACCGCAGGCGATCTGGTGGTCCACGATCAGCACGGCATCGGCCGGTTCGTGGAGATGGTGGAGCGCACCGTCGGCGGCGCCCGCCGCGAGTATCTGGTGCTGGAGTACGCCTCGAGCAAGCGCGGTCAGGCCGCCGACCGGCTCTATGTTCCGATGGACTCCCTCGATCAGCTGTCCCGCTATGTCGGCGGCCAGGAGCCCAGCCTGAGCAAGCTGGGCGGCAGCGACTGGACCAACACGAAAACCAAGGCGCGCAAGGCGGTTCGCGAGATCGCCAGCGAGCTCGTCGCGCTCTACGCCAAGCGGCAGGCCGCGCCCGGGCATGCGTTCGGTCCCGACACTCCGTGGCAGGCCGAGATGGAAGACGCCTTCGGGTTCACCGAGACCATCGACCAGTTGACCGCCATCCAGGAGGTCAAGAACGATATGGAGAAGCCGGTCCCGATGGACCGGGTGATCTGTGGTGACGTCGGCTACGGCAAGACCGAGATCGCGGTGCGGGCGGCGTTCAAGGCGGTCCAGGACGGAAAGCAGGTGGCGGTGCTGGTGCCCACCACGCTGCTGGCCGACCAGCATCTGCAGACCTTCACCGAACGGATGGCCGGTTTTCCTGTGACGGTCAAAGGACTTTCGCGATTCACCGACCCGGCCGAGTCGCGCAAGGTCATCGAGGGCATGGCCGACGGCAGTGTCGACATCGTCATCGGTACCCACCGGCTGCTGCAGACCGCGGTGCGCTGGAAAGACCTCGGCCTGGTGGTGGTCGACGAGGAACAGCGCTTCGGGGTGGAGCACAAGGAGCACATCAAGAGCCTGCGCACCCACGTCGACGTACTGACCATGAGCGCCACCCCGATTCCGCGAACCCTGGAGATGAGCCTGGCCGGCATCCGCGAGATGTCGACGATCCTCACCCCGCCCGAGGAGCGCTACCCGGTGCTCACCTATGTCGGCCGGCACGACGACAAGCAGGTGGCCGCCGCGCTGCGTCGCGAGCTGCTGCGCGACGGGCAGGCGTTCTACATCCACAACCGGGTCAGCAGCATCGACGCGGCCGCTGCGCGGGTCAAGGAACTGGTGCCCGAGGCGCGGGTGGTGGTGGCCCACGGCCAGATGCCCGAGGAACAACTCGAGCGCACCGTCGAAGGGTTCTGGAACCGCGAGTTCGACATCCTGGTCTGCACCACCATCGTCGAGACCGGCCTGGACATCTCGAACGCGAACACCCTGATCGTCGAGCGCGCCGACACCTTCGGGCTGTCCCAACTGCATCAGCTGCGCGGGCGGGTGGGCCGCAGCCGTGAGCGTGGCTACGCCTACTTCCTGTACCCCGGGGAGACGCCGCTCACCGAGACGGCCTATGACCGGCTGGCCACTATCGCGCAGAACAACGAACTGGGCGCGGGTATGGCAGTTGCATTGAAGGACTTGGAGATTCGCGGCGCGGGCAACGTGCTGGGCGCCGAGCAGTCCGGGCACGTCGCGGGGGTGGGGTTCGACCTGTACGTGCGGCTGGTGGGCGAGGCCGTCGAGGCCTACCGGGCGGCGGCCGACGGCAAGACGGTGACCACCGCCGAGGAGCCTAAGGATGTCCGGCTCGACCTGCCGGTGGATGCGAACCTGCCGCCGGAGTACATCGCCAGCGACCGGCTGCGTCTGGAGGCCTACCGCAGGCTGGCCGGCGCTGGTGACGACGCCGCGGTGGCCGCGGTGGTCGAGGAGTTTGTGGACCGCTACGGCCCGCTGCCCGAGCCCGCCCAGCGGCTGGTGGCCGTCGCGCGGCTGCGGCTGCTGTGCCGCCAGCACGGGGTCACCGAGGTGGCCGCCACCGGAACCGGTTCTCCGACAACGCTTCGCCTCTCACCGCTGACGCTGCTCGACTCGGCTCAGCTGCGCCTCAAGCGGGTCTACCCCGGTGCGAACTACCGCGCGACGACCTCGACTGTGCAGGTGCCGATTCCGCGGGCGGGCAGCGGCGTGGGTGCACCGCGCATCCGCGACCTGGAGTTGGTGCAGATGGTCGCCGACCTGCTGCTCGCCCTCGACGGCCGCCCGCAGGGTGAAGTTGACATCACGACGTTCGCGCCGGCGGCCCAGCGGTGA
- the efeU gene encoding iron uptake transporter permease EfeU gives MNTSFAAAAPTVPAQLFGSGLIGLREGLEAGIVVMVLVAFLVKSQRRDALKWVWLGVAAAVAMTVGVFLVIQYGTYTIKDLAAEAIAGVASLVAVAIVTSMVLWMRKASAGLSGELRAGMSRALETGAAAVFMLAFLAVGREGFETALFMVGYAEAETAWPLLGLLVGVAAAAAIAFGMYAGAVRINLAKFFKYTGAFLIVVAAGILSYGVGALQTVGWLPGLGAKAFDITSWFNWSSWYGEIIQGVFNITPTPTVLQLIAWVAYLALVLTVFLRPTTVTPAAPAQNSPSSDPSEQTPHQPERSAS, from the coding sequence ATGAACACGTCATTCGCCGCCGCGGCCCCGACGGTTCCCGCGCAACTGTTCGGCAGCGGCCTGATCGGCCTCCGCGAAGGCCTCGAGGCCGGAATCGTGGTGATGGTCCTGGTGGCGTTCCTGGTGAAATCGCAACGCCGGGACGCTCTCAAATGGGTGTGGCTGGGGGTGGCCGCCGCCGTCGCGATGACCGTCGGGGTGTTCCTGGTGATCCAATACGGCACCTACACGATCAAGGACCTGGCCGCTGAGGCGATCGCCGGCGTCGCGTCCCTGGTGGCCGTCGCCATCGTCACCTCGATGGTGCTGTGGATGCGCAAGGCCTCCGCCGGGTTGTCCGGTGAACTGCGGGCCGGAATGTCACGCGCCCTGGAAACCGGGGCAGCCGCGGTCTTCATGCTGGCCTTTCTCGCCGTCGGCCGAGAGGGCTTCGAAACCGCGCTGTTCATGGTCGGCTACGCCGAGGCCGAAACCGCGTGGCCGCTGCTGGGCCTGCTCGTCGGCGTCGCCGCCGCAGCCGCGATCGCCTTCGGCATGTACGCGGGCGCGGTCCGGATCAACCTGGCCAAGTTCTTCAAATACACCGGCGCATTCCTGATCGTCGTCGCGGCCGGCATCCTGTCCTACGGCGTCGGGGCGTTGCAGACCGTCGGCTGGCTGCCCGGTCTTGGCGCCAAGGCCTTCGACATCACGTCCTGGTTCAACTGGTCGTCCTGGTACGGCGAAATCATCCAGGGCGTCTTCAACATCACCCCCACCCCGACCGTGCTGCAGCTCATCGCCTGGGTCGCCTATCTGGCACTCGTCCTGACCGTGTTCCTGCGTCCCACGACCGTCACCCCGGCGGCCCCGGCCCAGAACTCCCCCAGCTCCGACCCGTCAGAGCAAACCCCTCACCAACCCGAAAGGTCCGCTTCGTGA
- a CDS encoding septum formation initiator family protein codes for MAESKRPDPKRRSPASRPGASSRPRPRTTSAAKREPRPQQAEPTAHSVTEPMRRAIAASTEQRNEQRLGFTARRAAILAAVVCVLTLTIAGPVRTYFAQRTEMKQLAATEAMLRQQISELESQKQKLADPVYIAAQARERLGFVMPGDIPYQVQLPAGAVPAPGAAPQTEAVRSNDPWYTALWHTIADAPHGPPPAPVAPTDPNLPPPPPPEPVPVPPGG; via the coding sequence GTGGCGGAAAGCAAGCGGCCTGACCCGAAGCGACGCTCCCCGGCCTCTCGGCCGGGGGCGTCGAGTCGGCCCCGCCCTCGCACCACCTCCGCCGCCAAGCGTGAGCCGCGGCCGCAGCAGGCCGAGCCCACCGCGCACAGTGTCACCGAGCCGATGCGTCGTGCGATCGCCGCGTCAACCGAGCAACGCAACGAACAGCGGCTGGGTTTCACCGCCCGCCGGGCCGCGATCCTGGCCGCGGTGGTGTGCGTGCTGACACTGACGATCGCCGGGCCGGTGCGCACCTATTTCGCCCAGCGCACCGAGATGAAGCAGCTCGCTGCCACCGAGGCCATGCTGCGTCAGCAGATCTCCGAGCTGGAGTCGCAGAAGCAGAAGCTGGCCGACCCGGTGTACATCGCCGCCCAGGCCCGCGAGCGGCTGGGTTTCGTGATGCCAGGCGACATTCCGTACCAGGTTCAGTTGCCGGCGGGAGCGGTGCCGGCCCCGGGGGCGGCACCGCAGACTGAGGCCGTGCGCAGTAACGACCCCTGGTATACCGCGTTGTGGCACACCATTGCCGATGCGCCGCACGGGCCGCCGCCCGCGCCCGTCGCGCCCACCGATCCGAACCTTCCGCCGCCGCCTCCGCCGGAGCCGGTCCCGGTGCCTCCCGGTGGTTGA
- a CDS encoding lytic transglycosylase domain-containing protein, translating to MSSSRWVRAGVVVATAALLLAASCSWQLGTPIPEGVPPPAGDPVPAIDTHAKGRPADQLHQWAAERAPALGIPIQALEAYAYAARVAEVENPNCHLAWTTLAGIGMVESHHGTYHGATIAPNGDVSPPIRGVRLDGTNGNLEIVDSEETMDGDPVYARAMGPMQFIPETWRLYGVDANNDGVISPDNFDDAALSAAGYLCFRGKDLATPRGWMNALHAYNHSDQYARTVRDWATAYAQGHPL from the coding sequence GTGTCGTCATCGCGTTGGGTGCGGGCTGGCGTCGTCGTCGCGACAGCCGCGCTGTTGCTTGCCGCGAGCTGTTCGTGGCAGCTGGGCACCCCCATCCCCGAGGGGGTACCGCCGCCCGCCGGCGATCCGGTGCCCGCGATCGATACCCACGCCAAGGGCAGGCCCGCCGACCAGCTGCACCAGTGGGCTGCCGAGCGGGCCCCGGCTCTCGGCATCCCGATCCAGGCCCTGGAGGCCTACGCCTACGCCGCGCGGGTGGCCGAGGTGGAGAACCCGAACTGTCATCTGGCGTGGACGACGCTGGCCGGTATCGGGATGGTGGAAAGCCACCACGGCACTTACCACGGCGCGACGATCGCCCCCAACGGCGACGTCAGCCCGCCGATCCGCGGAGTGCGACTCGATGGCACCAACGGCAACCTCGAGATCGTCGACTCCGAGGAGACGATGGACGGCGACCCGGTGTACGCCAGGGCCATGGGCCCCATGCAGTTCATCCCCGAAACCTGGCGGCTCTACGGCGTCGACGCCAACAACGACGGGGTGATCAGCCCGGACAACTTCGACGACGCCGCGCTCTCAGCGGCCGGCTACCTCTGCTTCCGCGGGAAAGACCTGGCCACGCCCCGCGGCTGGATGAATGCCCTGCACGCCTACAACCACTCCGACCAGTACGCCCGCACCGTGCGGGACTGGGCGACGGCCTACGCGCAAGGACACCCGCTCTAA
- the efeO gene encoding iron uptake system protein EfeO yields the protein MLSVVPSKSGLAVTAAILAGVSLAGCTAKESTPADSGSTAKQITVDASDTACTLSGTEATTGPSTFVITNNGTKVTEFYVYGEGERVMGEVENISPGLQRKLVVQLGQPGTYQTACKPGMIGDGIRGDFKVTGNAVQVDTEGKFKEASDSYKRYVTSQTEALVPATEAFAAAIKAGDVAKAKSLYPTTRTYYERIEPVAESFPDDLDPRIDLREADLAPGQKWTGFHRLEKDLWVSGLQPDTNAVADQLVADVKELNDGVKAPGWTIDSTQIAGGAQGLLDEISKSKISGEEDIFSHTDLWDFQANVDGSQTAVASVRPILDERDAELGKRVDKGFSDVEALLAKYRKGDGFVFFDTVTEPQRQELSRAIDALGKEVSQVQGVIAPQ from the coding sequence ATCCTGTCCGTCGTCCCCTCCAAGTCCGGCCTCGCCGTGACTGCAGCGATCCTCGCCGGTGTGTCGCTGGCCGGCTGCACCGCCAAGGAATCGACCCCCGCCGATTCCGGCTCCACGGCCAAGCAGATCACCGTCGACGCCTCCGACACCGCGTGCACCCTGTCGGGCACCGAGGCCACCACGGGTCCGAGCACCTTCGTGATCACCAACAACGGCACCAAGGTCACCGAGTTCTACGTCTACGGCGAGGGCGAGCGGGTGATGGGTGAAGTGGAGAACATCTCCCCCGGCCTGCAGCGCAAGCTCGTCGTCCAGCTCGGCCAGCCCGGCACCTACCAGACCGCCTGCAAGCCCGGCATGATCGGCGACGGCATCCGCGGCGATTTCAAGGTCACCGGCAACGCGGTGCAGGTCGACACCGAAGGCAAGTTCAAGGAAGCCTCCGACAGCTACAAGCGTTACGTGACCAGCCAGACCGAGGCCCTGGTTCCGGCCACCGAGGCGTTCGCCGCGGCGATCAAGGCCGGCGACGTCGCCAAGGCCAAGTCGCTCTACCCCACCACGCGCACCTACTACGAGCGCATCGAGCCGGTGGCCGAGTCGTTCCCGGACGATCTGGACCCCCGCATCGACCTGCGCGAGGCCGACCTGGCGCCCGGCCAGAAGTGGACCGGTTTCCACCGCCTGGAGAAGGACCTGTGGGTCAGCGGCCTGCAACCCGACACCAACGCCGTCGCCGACCAGCTGGTGGCCGACGTCAAGGAACTCAACGATGGCGTCAAGGCACCGGGCTGGACCATCGACTCGACCCAGATCGCCGGTGGCGCACAGGGTCTGCTCGATGAGATCAGCAAGAGCAAGATCAGCGGTGAAGAGGACATCTTCAGCCACACCGACCTGTGGGACTTCCAGGCCAACGTCGACGGCTCACAGACCGCGGTCGCCTCGGTGCGCCCGATCCTCGACGAGCGCGACGCCGAACTGGGCAAGCGCGTCGACAAGGGCTTCTCCGATGTCGAGGCGCTGCTGGCCAAGTACCGCAAGGGCGATGGTTTCGTGTTCTTCGACACCGTCACCGAGCCCCAGCGTCAGGAACTGTCCCGCGCCATCGACGCGCTGGGCAAGGAGGTAAGTCAGGTGCAGGGTGTCATCGCTCCCCAGTAA